A stretch of DNA from Deltaproteobacteria bacterium:
CTGCCAATACCTGCCGCTGCATCTTTGGTTGCCTCAACTGTTATTATATTTTTCTATTTTGGTTATGGAGAAATAACAAAGCATGTAACGGTTTTAATACTTGTCTATCTCCTTGCCTTTTTAATGGTCAGCAATACAAAATATTATAGTTTTAAGGAATTAAACCTGACTAAGAAGATGCCTTTCATGCTTTTGGTTGGTTTGATACTCCTCCTTATAGCAATTGCCGCAGAACCACAGATTGTCCTGTTTGTATTGACATTCGGTTATGTCCTGTCAGGTCCTGTTACAACAATATTTTTCAGAAAAAGACAGCACAAGGTCATTAAATCAAAGGTTCTTCATCTTCACACCCCTTTGGAGAAAAAGAGACAGGGGGATTGATTTGGGAGTTTATTTATGAATTATGTCAAAATATTTGATACCACCTTAAGAGACGGCGAACAATCACCGGGCGCTTCTATGAATGTAGAGGAAAAGGTAATCATTGCAAAGCAACTGGCAAGGCTCGGTGTGGATATAATTGAGGCAGGCTTTGCCATTAGTTCCCCCGGTGATTTTGAGGCTGTCCAGAGGATTGCCCATGAGGTAGAGGGACCTATTGTATGCAGCCTTGCGAGGGCAAAACCAGAAGACATAGACAAGGCATGGGAGGCTTTGAAAGGCGCTCCAAAGCCGCGCATCCACACATTTATATCAACATCAGACATCCATCTTAAGCATCAGTTCAAAATGACAAGGGATGAGGCAAAGAAGCGGGCTATTGAAATGGTTAAAAGGGCAAGGGGATATGTTGAGGATGTTGAGTTTTCACCAATGGATGCTAGCCGTTCAGAGCCTGCATATCTCTACGAAGTCCTTGAGGCAGTGATAGATGCAGGGGCAGCAACATTGAATATACCGGATACTGTGGGGTATGCAATCCCATCAGAGTTTGGGGCATTGATAAAGGGAATCAAGGAGAATGTTCCAAATATAGATAAGGCAGTAATAAGTGTTCACTGCCATAATGACCTTGGGCTTGCTGTTGCAAACTCCCTTGCCGCTGTTATGAACGGTGCAAGACAGGTTGAATGCACAATAAACGGGATTGGCGAAAGGGCTGGGAATGCATCTCTGGAAGAGATTGTTATGATATTAAGGACAAGAAAGGACATACTCAATCTTGCTACCACAATTAACACCAAAGAAATATATCCAACCAGCAGGCTTATTAGCAGCATCACAGGGATTATGGTCCAGCCTAATAAGGCGATTGTTGGGGACAATGCCTTTGCCCATGAGTCAGGGATTCATCAGGATGGACTCCTCAAGGAAAAAACAACCTATGAAATAATGAGGCCCGAATCTGTTGGCATTGCCCAATCAAAACTTGTAATGGGTAAGCATTCAGGAAGACATGCATTCAAGACTCGTCTCAAAGAACTTGGCTATGAACTATCAGATGAGGATTTAAACAAGGCATTTGAGAGATTTAAAACCCTCGCTGACCAGAAAAAAGAGGTCTTTGATGAGGACATTGAGGCAATAGTTGCTGATGAGCTCTTGAGGATAGAGATACCAGAGAGGTTTAAACTGGACAAGTTAAATGTAGTGAGCGGAACTGAATCTGTGCCAAGTGCAACTGTGGAGATGTTTATAGACGGGAGGCATATAAAAGAGGCTGGTTTTGGCGATGGCCCTGTTGACGCTGTTTATAAGACGATTGCAAAAATCACAAAAACAAAGAGCAAATTATTGCGTTATTCAGTCAATGCCATAACAGGCGGGACTGATGCGCAGGGTGAGGTTACTGTTCGGCTTCAGGAAGACGAACATATTGTTTTAGGGCAGGGGGCGCATACTGATATAATAGTTGCAAGCGCAAGGGCATATATAAACGCCATTAATAAACTGGAATATAAAAAGAGGGAGAAGAAGGTAAGGGTGGTGTAGATAAGAAATAGGGAGGTGATGTCAAATGACATGGCTGGAAAGAACTCTGGAAACAATAGAGATAAAAGTTCTTGGCAGATTCAGGCTTGGGACTAAAATCCTTGCGGGTTTTTTAATCACACTCTTTCCTGTAGTCATTGCACTTGGATATATCGGCGTTGCAAGTCTTATTGTTGAAAAGACAGTAGATGAGATGAAGTTTATGGATGGCATGGCGGATTCAACTCATCAGGTAATCCAGTGGACTACAGACTATGCGTTAACGCACGTACCTGATTCCTATAACAAGGTAAATGCATCTGTGGAGAGATACTATAAGAGTTTAGAAACATTAACAGAGGCAAATCAGAATAAGCCCGATGTGCTTAAAAAGTTAGAGGCAATTGATAAGGTATTTAATGATTACTATAAGTTAAGTCTTGAGATGACAGATGCATATATCAAGTATGACCGGGTGGTAGGCAACTCATTTACTGATGAATTTCATAAGAAAAAAGACAATTTGATAAAGAGTATAAATGCCATAAGAATAAATACTGTTAACAATGTAGAGTCATCATTTAGGAAGGCAAAATTTATGGCAATTCTGGCAAGCGTTGGAATTATAGCAGCCTTGATACTATCTGCCCTGTTTTTTGGCTGGAGGCTTGGGATTCCTCTTGTCAGGTTAAAAAAGGCTGTAGAAGGTTTTGAAAAAGAGGGGAATAAAATTGAGAATTTGAATATTCAGACTGAAGATGAGGTCGGCGAACTTGCAGTGTCATTTGTCGGGCTTTCAGAGAGGCTTCATAACACCCGTGAAACACTGGACAATGAACTCCTGAAACTAAAACATCTTGTAAAGTTTGGCAAACTCATAGGGGACGAGATTTCAGAACCCGAGTGCTACACTATATTCACCAATTTTTTGAATAAGAATTTTGAACTGGATAGGATTGTTGCAGTGTCTTTTAATAACAGCGAGAATCTGGCAGAACTCATTGCCTCTTATGAAAGGACAAAAGGAGAGATGCCATTATCTGCTTCCACGCAGTATGATATGAGGGTGATTCAGGAGGCGGTGCTGTGCAGGGCAGTCAGGTCA
This window harbors:
- a CDS encoding 2-isopropylmalate synthase — encoded protein: MNYVKIFDTTLRDGEQSPGASMNVEEKVIIAKQLARLGVDIIEAGFAISSPGDFEAVQRIAHEVEGPIVCSLARAKPEDIDKAWEALKGAPKPRIHTFISTSDIHLKHQFKMTRDEAKKRAIEMVKRARGYVEDVEFSPMDASRSEPAYLYEVLEAVIDAGAATLNIPDTVGYAIPSEFGALIKGIKENVPNIDKAVISVHCHNDLGLAVANSLAAVMNGARQVECTINGIGERAGNASLEEIVMILRTRKDILNLATTINTKEIYPTSRLISSITGIMVQPNKAIVGDNAFAHESGIHQDGLLKEKTTYEIMRPESVGIAQSKLVMGKHSGRHAFKTRLKELGYELSDEDLNKAFERFKTLADQKKEVFDEDIEAIVADELLRIEIPERFKLDKLNVVSGTESVPSATVEMFIDGRHIKEAGFGDGPVDAVYKTIAKITKTKSKLLRYSVNAITGGTDAQGEVTVRLQEDEHIVLGQGAHTDIIVASARAYINAINKLEYKKREKKVRVV
- a CDS encoding diguanylate cyclase translates to MTWLERTLETIEIKVLGRFRLGTKILAGFLITLFPVVIALGYIGVASLIVEKTVDEMKFMDGMADSTHQVIQWTTDYALTHVPDSYNKVNASVERYYKSLETLTEANQNKPDVLKKLEAIDKVFNDYYKLSLEMTDAYIKYDRVVGNSFTDEFHKKKDNLIKSINAIRINTVNNVESSFRKAKFMAILASVGIIAALILSALFFGWRLGIPLVRLKKAVEGFEKEGNKIENLNIQTEDEVGELAVSFVGLSERLHNTRETLDNELLKLKHLVKFGKLIGDEISEPECYTIFTNFLNKNFELDRIVAVSFNNSENLAELIASYERTKGEMPLSASTQYDMRVIQEAVLCRAVRSGQEFVVGDVENEYRCPYQEIVQKKGSYVCFPVSTGGAMLGWVHLVSNETGYFTPERCFTIESYISSLAPAISNMRLLNAHKKLSIRDSLTGLYNRRFLDNVLEKQASVAGRYKQPLSVVMIDVDHFKKFNDTHGHAFGDKVLRLMAEVLTRTVRESDTVGRWGGEEFILVLPNTDVEGAYHVAEKVRAAVEGCSVMAVSGMPQGVTISLGISTYPNISGDLKELVESADNALYQSKATGRNKTTKAVRAEKEISEEAAS